The Lysobacter sp. HDW10 genome window below encodes:
- the acnD gene encoding Fe/S-dependent 2-methylisocitrate dehydratase AcnD gives MNTEHKQPLPGTDLSYFSAQSAVEALHPGAWKGLPYTSRVFAENIVRRAAPERVADFLGQLVERKRDLDFPWFPARVVCHDILGQTALVDLAGLRDAIAEQGGDPAAVNPVVPVQLIVDHSLAVEADGTDPEAFIKNRVIEDRRNDDRFHFIEWTRHAFENMDVVPPGNGIMHQINLERMSPVVGVTDGVAYPDTCVGTDSHTPHVDALGVIAIGVGGLEAENVMLGRASWMRLPDIVGVALTGRPQPGITATDIVLTLTAFLRKEKVVGAFLEFYGEGAAALTVGDRATISNMAPEYGATAAMFYIDDNTLDYLRLTGRGDAQVALVETYAKTAGLWADSLRDADYERVLEFDLSSVTRTMAGPSNPHAQLPVSALAERGIARDLAGAEAQEAEGLMPDGAVIIAAITSCTNTSNPRNVIAAGLIARNAIAKGLTRKPWVKSSLAPGSKAVALYLQEAGLKTALEQLGFGIVAFACTTCNGMSGALNPDIQKEIIARDLYTTAVLSGNRNFDGRIHPYAKQAFLASPPLVVAYAIAGTVRFDIEKDVLGVDASGQPVYLKDIWPSDAEIDALVKRAVKPEHFTAVYDPMFDRSGSTRLKVSPLYDWREKSTYIRRPPYWEGALAKPRTMTGLRPLAVLGDNITTDHLSPSNAIMASSAAGEYLAKMDVPEEDFNSYATHRGDHLTAQRATFANPKLFNEMVKNEDGSVKQGSLARIEPEGKVVRMWEAIETYMDRGQPLIIIAGADYGQGSSRDWAAKGVRLAGVEAIVAEGFERIHRTNLIGMGVLPLEFLPGESRHSYAIDGTETFDVRGAIAPRSELTVLVHRQNGETVSIPVVCRLDSDDDVSVYEAGGVLQRFANDFLGRA, from the coding sequence ATGAATACCGAACACAAACAACCACTGCCGGGCACCGATCTCTCCTATTTCAGTGCGCAATCTGCGGTGGAGGCCTTACATCCGGGCGCTTGGAAAGGGCTGCCCTATACAAGTCGTGTGTTTGCCGAGAACATCGTGCGTCGCGCGGCACCTGAGCGCGTTGCCGATTTTCTAGGACAGTTGGTCGAACGCAAACGGGATCTGGATTTCCCGTGGTTCCCGGCACGCGTGGTCTGTCATGACATTCTTGGGCAAACGGCCTTGGTCGATTTGGCAGGTCTGCGTGATGCGATTGCCGAACAAGGCGGTGATCCGGCCGCTGTGAATCCTGTGGTGCCGGTGCAGCTGATCGTCGACCATTCCTTGGCGGTAGAAGCCGATGGCACGGACCCAGAGGCCTTCATCAAAAACCGCGTCATCGAAGATCGCCGCAACGACGATCGATTCCACTTTATTGAATGGACGCGACACGCGTTTGAAAATATGGATGTGGTGCCGCCAGGCAACGGCATCATGCATCAGATCAATTTGGAACGCATGTCGCCGGTGGTGGGTGTGACTGACGGTGTCGCGTATCCGGACACCTGCGTCGGCACCGATAGCCACACGCCACATGTGGATGCATTGGGCGTCATTGCGATCGGTGTTGGCGGGCTTGAAGCTGAAAATGTCATGCTGGGTCGTGCTTCGTGGATGCGCCTGCCGGACATCGTCGGCGTTGCACTGACAGGGCGCCCGCAGCCTGGCATCACCGCCACCGATATCGTGCTGACCCTCACGGCGTTCTTGCGCAAAGAAAAAGTGGTGGGTGCATTCCTTGAGTTCTATGGCGAAGGCGCGGCGGCATTGACTGTGGGTGACCGCGCCACGATCAGCAACATGGCACCCGAATACGGCGCCACGGCGGCGATGTTCTATATCGACGACAACACCCTCGACTACTTGCGTCTGACGGGTCGAGGCGACGCGCAAGTGGCCTTGGTCGAAACCTATGCCAAGACCGCGGGTTTGTGGGCAGACAGCCTGCGCGACGCGGACTACGAGCGCGTCCTTGAATTCGATCTCTCAAGCGTCACCCGCACCATGGCTGGGCCGTCCAATCCGCATGCGCAATTGCCGGTGTCTGCATTGGCAGAGCGCGGCATTGCCCGCGACCTTGCAGGCGCCGAAGCACAAGAAGCCGAAGGCTTGATGCCGGATGGCGCGGTGATTATTGCGGCCATCACGAGCTGCACCAACACCTCGAATCCGCGCAACGTGATTGCCGCGGGTTTGATCGCACGCAACGCCATCGCCAAAGGATTGACGCGCAAGCCTTGGGTGAAATCGTCTCTCGCGCCGGGCTCGAAAGCGGTCGCATTGTATTTGCAAGAAGCGGGGCTGAAAACGGCACTTGAACAGCTGGGCTTCGGCATCGTGGCGTTTGCGTGCACCACGTGCAACGGGATGAGCGGTGCATTGAACCCGGACATCCAGAAAGAAATCATTGCGCGCGATTTGTATACGACTGCCGTGTTGTCGGGCAACCGCAACTTCGACGGACGTATTCACCCCTACGCAAAGCAAGCGTTCCTCGCCTCACCGCCTTTGGTCGTGGCCTATGCCATTGCCGGCACCGTGCGTTTTGACATCGAGAAAGATGTGTTGGGTGTCGACGCATCGGGCCAACCGGTTTACTTAAAGGACATTTGGCCAAGCGACGCAGAGATCGACGCCTTGGTGAAGCGCGCGGTGAAGCCCGAGCATTTCACGGCGGTGTATGACCCGATGTTTGATCGCAGTGGCAGCACGCGTTTGAAAGTTTCGCCGCTGTACGACTGGCGCGAAAAGTCGACCTACATTCGCCGTCCGCCGTACTGGGAAGGGGCCTTGGCCAAACCGCGCACCATGACGGGTCTGCGTCCCTTGGCGGTCTTGGGCGACAACATCACCACGGATCACTTGTCGCCATCGAACGCCATCATGGCGTCCAGCGCGGCGGGCGAGTACTTGGCGAAGATGGACGTGCCCGAAGAAGACTTCAATTCTTATGCAACGCACCGCGGCGATCACTTAACCGCACAACGCGCCACATTCGCCAATCCCAAGCTCTTCAATGAAATGGTGAAGAACGAGGACGGCAGCGTGAAACAGGGCTCGTTGGCGCGGATTGAGCCGGAAGGAAAAGTGGTGCGCATGTGGGAAGCCATTGAAACCTACATGGACCGAGGCCAACCGTTGATCATCATCGCCGGTGCAGATTACGGCCAAGGCTCCTCGCGCGACTGGGCGGCAAAAGGTGTGCGTCTTGCGGGTGTTGAAGCCATCGTCGCCGAAGGATTTGAACGCATCCATCGCACCAACTTGATTGGTATGGGTGTCTTGCCCTTGGAATTCTTGCCAGGTGAAAGCCGCCATAGCTACGCGATCGATGGCACAGAAACGTTTGATGTGCGTGGGGCGATTGCGCCGCGTTCTGAATTGACGGTCTTGGTCCATCGCCAAAATGGCGAGACCGTGTCCATTCCAGTTGTGTGCCGATTGGATTCCGATGACGACGTCTCGGTGTACGAAGCAGGCGGCGTGTTGCAGCGCTTCGCCAATGATTTCTTGGGCCGCGCATAA
- a CDS encoding ABC transporter permease, producing the protein MSRLKTVLTKELRELSRDRKTLGLTLFMSPVLIVLLIFGMGTFMKKKHDSQMDKELNIAMVGAEYAPNLVSYLKAQGIHLKQVSDPDASIRNQDEDVYLRIGKDFDEKWRKGEPAMVEVVSDSTRQDASIPARRLQAELQGYNQVVGGLRLVARGISPAVISPMVVTNKDLSTPEARKGLALSFLPYLLILGGFIGGAAFVIDMTAGERERQSLEPLLTTPASRNEIVSGKILASVCIGMLSVFFTCVAFKFAAVITPGLGTMMDVSMLAVLKMMLILVPMVAIGSALLTVISSNAKSVKEAQSYMSMLMLLPMLPTIILMINPVKNQLWMFAIPFLSQNQLLLKVLRSENIALLEWLVYFGANLAIAWLLWFAAVKRYQNEKLAVAS; encoded by the coding sequence ATGAGCCGCTTGAAGACTGTATTGACCAAAGAGCTCAGAGAGCTGTCGCGTGATCGCAAGACACTCGGCCTGACGTTGTTCATGAGCCCCGTGTTGATCGTGTTGCTGATCTTCGGCATGGGTACATTCATGAAGAAGAAGCACGACTCGCAAATGGACAAGGAATTGAACATCGCCATGGTCGGCGCGGAATATGCGCCGAACCTCGTTTCGTACTTGAAAGCGCAGGGTATCCATCTGAAGCAAGTGTCTGATCCTGATGCGTCGATTCGCAATCAAGATGAAGATGTCTATTTGCGCATCGGTAAAGACTTCGACGAGAAGTGGCGCAAAGGCGAACCGGCGATGGTTGAAGTCGTGAGTGATTCGACACGCCAAGATGCGTCGATTCCGGCGCGACGTCTGCAAGCGGAACTTCAGGGCTACAACCAAGTTGTCGGTGGTCTTCGCTTGGTCGCTCGGGGTATCTCGCCGGCCGTGATCTCGCCGATGGTGGTGACCAACAAGGATCTTTCCACACCTGAAGCGCGTAAGGGCTTGGCGCTGTCGTTCTTGCCGTACTTGTTGATTCTCGGCGGATTCATTGGTGGCGCGGCGTTTGTGATCGACATGACTGCGGGTGAGCGCGAACGTCAATCTTTGGAACCGTTGTTGACCACGCCTGCATCGCGCAACGAAATCGTGTCCGGGAAGATCTTGGCCTCGGTGTGCATCGGCATGTTGAGCGTGTTCTTTACCTGTGTAGCATTCAAGTTCGCCGCGGTGATCACACCGGGTCTGGGCACCATGATGGACGTCAGCATGCTGGCCGTTCTGAAGATGATGTTGATCTTGGTTCCGATGGTCGCGATCGGTTCGGCCTTGCTGACGGTGATTTCTTCCAACGCGAAATCGGTGAAAGAAGCACAGAGCTATATGTCGATGCTGATGTTGTTGCCGATGCTGCCGACCATCATCTTGATGATCAATCCGGTCAAGAACCAGCTGTGGATGTTTGCGATCCCGTTCTTGTCGCAAAACCAATTGTTGTTGAAGGTCTTGCGTAGCGAAAACATCGCGCTGTTGGAATGGCTCGTCTACTTCGGCGCCAATCTGGCCATCGCTTGGTTGTTGTGGTTCGCAGCGGTCAAGCGGTACCAAAACGAGAAACTTGCGGTGGCTTCCTAA
- a CDS encoding ATP-binding cassette domain-containing protein → MITAESLHKTFAGKGKKDAPVVAVNNVGFTARDGEITGLLGPNGAGKTTTMRMLYTLMRPDQGRVLVDGINVADDPIAVRSSIGVLPDARGIYKRLTARENIRYFGELNGMSSAAIEARIASLAKALQMEDFLDRQTEGFSQGQRTKTAIARALVHSPKNVILDEPTNGLDVMTTRGLRTFLRQLKQEGHCVIFSSHIMQEVSALCDRIVIIANGRVMAEGTPDELRDKAGEQNLEDAFVRLIGTEEGLHA, encoded by the coding sequence ATGATCACGGCGGAATCCTTACATAAAACCTTTGCCGGTAAAGGCAAGAAAGACGCGCCGGTCGTCGCGGTCAACAATGTGGGCTTTACCGCCCGCGACGGCGAAATCACCGGGCTCCTCGGCCCGAACGGCGCCGGCAAGACCACCACGATGCGCATGCTCTACACGCTCATGCGCCCAGACCAAGGTCGCGTCTTGGTCGATGGTATCAATGTTGCGGATGATCCGATTGCGGTCCGGAGCAGCATCGGTGTGCTGCCGGATGCGCGTGGCATTTACAAGCGACTGACGGCACGCGAAAACATCCGCTACTTCGGCGAGTTGAATGGCATGAGCAGTGCGGCCATCGAAGCGCGCATCGCCTCCTTGGCGAAAGCACTTCAAATGGAAGACTTTCTCGATCGTCAAACCGAAGGTTTCAGTCAAGGTCAACGCACCAAGACAGCCATCGCGCGCGCATTGGTGCATTCACCGAAGAACGTGATTTTGGATGAACCCACCAATGGTCTGGATGTGATGACCACGCGTGGCTTGCGCACATTCTTGCGCCAGCTGAAACAGGAAGGGCATTGTGTGATTTTCTCCAGTCACATCATGCAAGAGGTGTCTGCTTTGTGCGATCGCATTGTGATCATTGCCAACGGTCGCGTCATGGCCGAAGGCACACCGGATGAACTTCGCGACAAGGCGGGTGAACAAAATCTTGAAGACGCGTTCGTGCGTCTGATCGGTACTGAAGAAGGATTGCACGCATGA
- the mnmE gene encoding tRNA uridine-5-carboxymethylaminomethyl(34) synthesis GTPase MnmE yields MHRPGHAFDTIVAVATAPVPAGVGIIRLSGPDAFAIASQLCGRALEIRHAHYVRVRDAQAQVLDDGVAIAFKAPASFTGEDVVELQLHGSPVVLEAVVACACALGARRAVAGEFSERAFLHGKLDLTQAEAIADLIEARDTQTARAARRSLEGAFSKRVDALADDILRIRVQIEASIDFVDEPIDTDGIVRIAERLAGLEQALADTLHEAQQGQKLRDGLHAALVGAPNVGKSSLLNALAGVDRAIVTDVAGTTRDVLKETVRVGGIELTLIDTAGLRVTEDVIEAEGMRRARGALKAADLIIAVVDAQEAQLGRARLRDELPPSGAVIWVINKGDLAQVQSVDAIVVSAQTGEGLDTLRAAIVEHAQRAMGEGAFTARTRHVEALVRAQQDLRNAIAECGSGHIDLCADDLRRCHDALGEITGRVTPDDLLGAVFSTFCIGK; encoded by the coding sequence ATGCATCGCCCAGGCCACGCGTTTGACACGATTGTCGCCGTGGCCACGGCGCCCGTGCCGGCAGGGGTCGGCATCATTCGATTGTCAGGTCCTGATGCGTTCGCGATTGCGTCGCAGCTGTGTGGACGCGCATTGGAGATTCGACACGCGCATTACGTGCGTGTACGTGATGCGCAAGCGCAGGTCTTGGATGACGGTGTGGCGATTGCCTTTAAAGCACCGGCAAGTTTTACCGGCGAGGATGTCGTTGAGCTTCAACTCCATGGCAGCCCGGTGGTACTCGAGGCGGTGGTGGCCTGCGCCTGCGCTTTAGGTGCGCGTCGCGCCGTGGCAGGCGAGTTCAGTGAACGGGCCTTCTTACATGGCAAGTTGGATCTCACCCAAGCGGAAGCCATCGCGGATTTGATCGAAGCGCGAGATACACAAACCGCGCGCGCAGCACGACGTTCGTTGGAAGGTGCGTTCTCCAAACGCGTCGACGCACTCGCCGACGACATCTTGCGCATTCGTGTGCAGATTGAAGCGTCCATCGATTTTGTTGACGAACCGATCGACACCGACGGCATCGTGCGCATCGCCGAGCGGCTCGCCGGTTTGGAACAGGCGTTGGCAGACACTTTGCACGAAGCGCAGCAAGGTCAGAAGTTACGCGACGGCTTGCACGCGGCGCTAGTCGGCGCACCGAACGTCGGAAAGAGTTCGCTGTTGAATGCACTGGCCGGCGTGGATCGCGCCATCGTGACGGATGTGGCGGGTACCACGCGCGATGTGCTTAAAGAGACGGTGCGCGTTGGCGGCATTGAACTCACCTTGATCGATACCGCGGGTTTGCGCGTCACCGAAGATGTGATCGAAGCCGAAGGCATGCGACGCGCGCGCGGTGCATTGAAAGCGGCAGACCTGATCATTGCGGTGGTAGACGCGCAAGAAGCACAGCTCGGTCGCGCGCGCTTGCGAGATGAACTGCCGCCCTCGGGTGCCGTGATATGGGTCATCAACAAAGGTGATTTGGCCCAAGTGCAATCGGTAGATGCGATTGTTGTCTCCGCGCAAACGGGTGAAGGCTTGGATACGCTTCGTGCCGCGATTGTTGAACATGCGCAGCGCGCGATGGGCGAGGGCGCCTTTACGGCACGCACGCGCCACGTCGAAGCACTGGTTCGCGCGCAGCAAGACTTGCGCAACGCGATAGCTGAATGCGGTTCAGGCCATATCGATCTCTGTGCAGATGATTTGCGTCGCTGTCATGACGCCCTGGGTGAAATCACCGGACGGGTGACGCCGGATGACTTACTTGGCGCGGTTTTCTCGACCTTCTGTATCGGCAAATAG
- a CDS encoding alpha/beta hydrolase, whose amino-acid sequence MQRKYRVLLALVALLALFGYRYWQSHAPKKATATATATTGKHAASDESVKRRHYGALTFNPCTLSSPMVREGVTAQCTTYEVLENRSKPDGRKIKLNIAWIPADEDAELQPDPVFFIAGGPGQSAVQSYPQLAASFKRILDKRDVILVDQRGTGDSNPLKCSSKDAEGDPADAVTPAAIEAATRECVAELSKIADLTQYDTTTAVADLDDVRKALGAEKINVMGVSYGTRVAQQYAMRYPQSTRTIVLDSVVPNSTILGNIWARNLEDALTRQFALCTRNEACVKAVGNPRESLDIVMATLRKGPVPVTYRDPTTGEFKSDTLKANEVANLVRMFAYMPAMAALIPHQLHEAAQGRYESLKAMSDMLTSGLEDQMMMGMQMSVICTEDGDNVVSDAADKNTVLGTSLTDAMSTMCKVWPKGKMPADFHNPLSTDVPALVLEGELDPVTPPKFGEETVKTLKNGRLFVLRGQGHNVIGVGCMPKLFAKFIETADAKQLDGKCLDNLSYTPPFTSYNGWTP is encoded by the coding sequence ATGCAACGCAAATACAGAGTCCTGCTGGCGCTCGTTGCCCTGCTCGCCTTATTCGGCTATCGCTATTGGCAAAGCCACGCGCCGAAAAAGGCGACGGCAACAGCGACCGCCACTACGGGTAAGCACGCTGCGTCCGACGAATCGGTCAAGCGTCGTCACTACGGTGCGCTGACCTTCAATCCTTGCACCCTTTCATCACCGATGGTGCGTGAAGGTGTCACCGCGCAATGCACGACGTATGAAGTGCTCGAGAATCGCAGCAAGCCAGACGGCCGCAAGATCAAGCTCAACATTGCTTGGATTCCGGCGGACGAAGATGCCGAGCTGCAACCTGATCCCGTGTTTTTCATTGCCGGTGGCCCAGGACAATCCGCCGTGCAAAGCTATCCGCAGTTGGCCGCGTCATTCAAACGCATTCTCGACAAGCGCGACGTGATTTTGGTCGATCAACGTGGCACGGGTGATTCCAATCCGCTGAAGTGCAGCAGCAAAGACGCGGAAGGTGATCCGGCAGACGCCGTCACGCCAGCCGCGATCGAAGCGGCAACGCGCGAATGCGTGGCCGAGCTCTCGAAGATTGCAGATCTCACGCAATACGACACCACAACGGCCGTTGCCGATTTGGATGACGTGCGTAAAGCCTTGGGTGCCGAGAAGATCAATGTCATGGGCGTGTCCTACGGCACCCGCGTTGCGCAACAGTACGCCATGCGCTATCCGCAAAGTACACGCACGATCGTGTTGGATTCCGTTGTGCCGAACAGCACCATCCTCGGCAATATCTGGGCGCGCAATCTGGAAGACGCATTGACGCGTCAGTTCGCCTTGTGCACGCGCAACGAAGCTTGCGTCAAAGCCGTAGGCAACCCGCGTGAATCATTGGACATCGTGATGGCCACCCTGCGTAAGGGCCCGGTACCGGTGACCTATCGCGACCCCACCACCGGTGAATTCAAATCAGACACGCTGAAGGCAAATGAAGTCGCCAACCTTGTTCGCATGTTTGCGTATATGCCGGCGATGGCCGCTTTGATTCCGCATCAATTGCATGAAGCCGCGCAAGGTCGCTACGAGAGCCTGAAAGCCATGTCCGACATGCTGACCTCGGGTCTGGAAGACCAAATGATGATGGGCATGCAGATGTCGGTCATCTGTACAGAAGACGGTGACAACGTGGTCTCGGATGCGGCCGACAAGAACACCGTGCTTGGCACCAGCCTGACCGATGCGATGTCGACGATGTGCAAGGTTTGGCCCAAAGGCAAGATGCCGGCTGACTTCCACAACCCGTTGTCCACTGACGTCCCGGCGCTGGTGTTGGAAGGCGAATTGGATCCTGTCACGCCGCCCAAATTTGGCGAGGAAACCGTCAAGACCTTGAAGAACGGTCGCTTGTTTGTGCTGCGCGGCCAAGGCCACAACGTGATTGGTGTGGGCTGTATGCCGAAGCTGTTCGCGAAATTCATTGAAACCGCGGATGCGAAACAACTCGATGGCAAATGCCTCGACAACCTGTCGTACACGCCCCCCTTCACTTCCTATAACGGATGGACCCCATGA
- a CDS encoding helix-turn-helix transcriptional regulator, whose product MNNRLRDLREQMGWSQAALAELLDVSRQTINALETGKYDPSLPLAFKIAHVFDESIESIFIYEHPDSKGS is encoded by the coding sequence ATGAACAACCGTCTGCGCGACCTTCGTGAACAAATGGGCTGGTCACAAGCAGCGCTTGCCGAGCTGTTGGACGTGTCGCGCCAGACAATCAACGCGTTAGAAACTGGCAAATACGATCCGAGCTTGCCACTCGCCTTCAAGATCGCACACGTCTTTGACGAATCGATCGAAAGCATTTTCATCTACGAACACCCGGATTCCAAAGGAAGTTAA
- a CDS encoding energy transducer TonB produces MRYLAVAALGTVLASGIVACKKDDAATTAGQTPAEAAATPPPAAVSSAVAAMSAEQLREAAQKALADTRMYAPAGDNAMEYYLALRDKSASDPGVSSALTDLQPYAVMATEQAIARKDFPEAKRLYALLEKTDNAAPALPRLMNSISEGEKAAATAAANAPALTEAEKAKEAELNKKRIEEQKKLQEQAAKELAAKQAADKVRAEQQSAANAVAARAAADKAAADKAAADKAAADKAAADRAAAQRAQAAQPAARPSSGGSNELVVVSAPSPRYPAAARRTNQGGTVQVEFTVDPDGSVSSARVVDSTSRLFDRDAVNAVKKWRFKPISSAQTTRRTINFQP; encoded by the coding sequence ATGCGTTACTTGGCAGTGGCCGCACTGGGCACTGTATTGGCAAGCGGCATTGTCGCTTGTAAGAAAGATGATGCAGCTACGACGGCGGGTCAAACACCTGCTGAAGCCGCCGCCACACCACCACCGGCTGCTGTGTCCAGCGCGGTTGCGGCGATGAGTGCGGAACAATTGCGCGAAGCCGCGCAGAAGGCATTGGCAGATACACGTATGTATGCGCCTGCCGGCGACAACGCCATGGAGTACTACCTCGCGTTGCGTGACAAGTCTGCCAGTGATCCGGGCGTTTCTTCGGCATTGACTGATTTGCAACCGTATGCCGTGATGGCGACGGAGCAAGCAATCGCACGTAAAGATTTCCCGGAAGCAAAGCGCCTCTACGCCTTGCTTGAGAAAACCGACAATGCAGCACCTGCATTGCCGCGCCTGATGAACTCGATCAGCGAAGGTGAGAAGGCTGCAGCGACTGCAGCTGCCAATGCGCCTGCATTGACCGAGGCCGAAAAGGCCAAGGAAGCTGAGCTCAACAAGAAGCGCATTGAAGAACAAAAGAAGCTTCAAGAACAAGCCGCTAAAGAATTGGCTGCGAAGCAAGCTGCAGACAAAGTACGTGCAGAGCAACAATCGGCCGCCAATGCCGTAGCCGCTCGCGCTGCTGCAGATAAGGCCGCCGCAGACAAGGCTGCCGCAGATAAAGCAGCTGCGGATAAGGCCGCTGCTGATCGTGCCGCGGCACAACGTGCACAGGCCGCACAACCGGCAGCGCGTCCTTCCAGTGGTGGCTCAAATGAGCTTGTTGTGGTCTCTGCACCGAGCCCGCGATACCCGGCTGCTGCACGTCGTACCAATCAAGGTGGCACCGTGCAAGTTGAATTCACGGTTGACCCGGATGGTTCGGTCAGTAGCGCACGCGTGGTGGATTCGACTTCACGTCTGTTCGATCGTGATGCGGTGAACGCCGTGAAGAAATGGCGCTTCAAGCCGATTTCGAGTGCGCAAACCACTCGTCGCACCATCAACTTCCAACCGTAA
- the prpF gene encoding 2-methylaconitate cis-trans isomerase PrpF, with protein sequence MSKQLQIPATYMRGGTSKGVFFKLEDLPEPARVPGAFRDALLMRVIGSPDPYGKHTDGMGGATSSTSKCVIISKSTQPDHDVDYLYGQVAIEHAFVDWSGNCGNLTTAVGPFAISEGLVEPSRIPRDGTCVVRVWQANVQKTILVHVPIQDGEVQALGDFELDGVTFPAAEIVLEFIDPAEGDEGEGGSMFPTGHVIEDLEVPGVGTFKASMITAGIPTIFIDASALGYTGSELQGAINTDDAALARFEAIRTAGALKMGIINTPEEIATRQHSPKIAFVAPAASYVASSGKTIAADDIDLRVRALSMGKLHHAMMGTASVAIATAASVPGTVVNLAAGGGQREAIRFGHPSGTLRVGADVAEVDGQWVVTKAVMSRSARILMKGEVYVPAPIA encoded by the coding sequence ATGAGCAAACAACTTCAAATCCCAGCCACCTATATGCGCGGTGGCACCAGCAAAGGTGTGTTCTTCAAGTTGGAAGATTTGCCAGAACCTGCGCGTGTACCGGGTGCATTCCGCGATGCGTTGCTGATGCGTGTGATCGGTTCACCCGATCCTTATGGCAAGCACACAGATGGGATGGGGGGTGCAACATCCAGCACCAGTAAGTGCGTGATCATTTCGAAAAGCACACAGCCGGATCACGACGTCGACTATTTGTACGGACAAGTCGCGATCGAACATGCCTTCGTTGACTGGAGCGGCAATTGCGGCAATTTGACCACTGCTGTTGGCCCATTCGCAATTAGCGAGGGCTTGGTTGAACCTTCGCGCATCCCGCGCGATGGCACCTGTGTCGTGCGTGTGTGGCAGGCGAACGTTCAAAAAACCATTCTTGTGCATGTGCCGATCCAAGACGGCGAAGTGCAAGCGCTCGGTGATTTCGAACTCGATGGTGTGACCTTTCCCGCAGCAGAAATCGTACTTGAGTTCATCGACCCTGCAGAGGGCGATGAAGGCGAGGGCGGTTCGATGTTCCCGACGGGCCACGTCATCGAAGATCTGGAAGTGCCTGGCGTCGGGACATTCAAAGCCAGCATGATTACCGCCGGGATTCCGACGATATTTATCGATGCGTCCGCGCTTGGTTACACGGGCAGCGAACTGCAAGGCGCGATTAACACTGACGATGCCGCCTTGGCGCGCTTTGAAGCAATCCGCACGGCGGGCGCTTTGAAGATGGGCATCATCAACACACCCGAAGAGATTGCGACCCGACAACACTCGCCCAAGATTGCCTTTGTCGCACCTGCTGCGAGCTATGTCGCGTCGTCCGGAAAAACGATCGCCGCAGACGATATCGATTTGCGCGTGCGTGCGCTGTCGATGGGCAAATTGCACCACGCCATGATGGGCACTGCTTCGGTTGCAATTGCGACGGCGGCGTCTGTGCCCGGCACGGTTGTGAATTTGGCGGCCGGCGGGGGTCAACGCGAGGCCATTCGGTTCGGACATCCCTCCGGAACGTTACGTGTGGGTGCAGATGTCGCCGAAGTCGATGGCCAATGGGTGGTCACCAAAGCAGTGATGTCCCGTTCTGCACGCATTCTTATGAAGGGCGAGGTCTACGTTCCAGCGCCGATTGCGTGA